A genomic region of Gemmatimonadaceae bacterium contains the following coding sequences:
- a CDS encoding M20/M25/M40 family metallo-hydrolase, producing the protein MEADWPAIEAETLSQLQALIRFDTTNPPGNELPLAEHLVTLFKGDGIESQLLIPGPDRAAVIARLKGNGARRPVMLLAHMDVVAVEKEKWSCDPFGGVVRDGYLYGRGAIDDKGMLAANLMAMLLLKRFVVDAGVELARDVVFVATSDEESGGAFGMEWLVREHRDLLDAEFAINEGGRARIIEGGKRFLAIQTTEKSSHMVTVTASGPAGHAAIPLAGNAIFHLGRALAKLAEYREPVTLTETTRRFFGLLSRVWPVEQEREAMAALVSEDAAESARGAEVLSGMPVLNAVMRNGISAVRLMGGIAGNVIPAEASAVLNVRTIPGHRIEDIVNRMTAWLDDPGVSIAISTHGQEAPGSDPDSAMFAAIAEAAGKLDPDMTVVPYLSTGGTDSAHLRRIGIQAYGILPFPMEQPDEERMHGHDERVPVKSLHFGTRLIFEAVRRVAS; encoded by the coding sequence GAAGCTGACTGGCCGGCCATCGAAGCGGAGACGCTGTCGCAGCTCCAGGCGCTGATCAGATTCGACACGACAAATCCGCCGGGCAACGAGCTGCCGCTCGCCGAGCATCTCGTGACGTTGTTCAAAGGTGATGGAATCGAGAGCCAGCTCCTTATTCCGGGTCCCGATCGCGCCGCCGTTATCGCTCGCCTGAAAGGGAATGGAGCCAGGCGTCCCGTGATGCTGCTGGCGCACATGGACGTCGTCGCCGTCGAAAAGGAGAAATGGTCGTGCGATCCGTTCGGCGGAGTGGTGCGCGATGGTTACCTCTATGGGCGCGGCGCGATCGACGACAAAGGGATGCTCGCCGCCAACCTGATGGCGATGCTGTTGCTCAAGCGCTTCGTCGTTGACGCTGGCGTCGAGCTGGCGCGAGACGTCGTATTCGTCGCGACCTCCGACGAGGAGTCGGGCGGCGCGTTCGGCATGGAATGGCTGGTGCGCGAGCATCGCGATCTTCTCGACGCCGAGTTCGCGATCAACGAGGGCGGCCGCGCCCGGATCATCGAGGGTGGCAAGCGCTTTCTCGCCATCCAGACGACGGAGAAGAGCTCGCACATGGTCACCGTTACCGCCAGCGGCCCGGCGGGACATGCCGCCATACCTCTCGCCGGCAACGCGATCTTCCACCTCGGGCGTGCGCTCGCGAAACTGGCCGAATACAGGGAGCCAGTGACGCTCACCGAGACGACGCGCCGATTCTTCGGTCTCCTGTCCCGCGTCTGGCCGGTCGAGCAGGAGCGCGAGGCGATGGCGGCACTCGTTTCGGAGGATGCAGCCGAGTCGGCTCGCGGAGCGGAGGTCCTTTCCGGGATGCCCGTACTCAACGCCGTGATGCGAAACGGCATTTCCGCCGTGAGGCTGATGGGCGGGATCGCTGGCAACGTCATCCCCGCGGAGGCGAGCGCGGTGCTGAACGTGCGGACGATTCCCGGTCACCGGATCGAGGACATCGTCAATCGCATGACTGCATGGCTCGATGATCCGGGAGTCTCCATCGCCATCAGCACACATGGCCAGGAGGCTCCGGGATCGGACCCCGACTCAGCAATGTTCGCCGCGATCGCCGAAGCGGCGGGGAAGCTCGATCCTGATATGACCGTCGTTCCGTATCTGAGCACCGGCGGCACCGACAGCGCGCATCTGCGCCGGATCGGCATCCAGGCGTACGGCATACTCCCCTTTCCCATGGAGCAGCCGGACGAGGAGCGGATGCATGGTCACGATGAGCGGGTTCCCGTGAAATCACTTCATTTCGGAACGCGGCTGATCTTCGAGGCGGTGCGGCGGGTAGCGTCATAA
- a CDS encoding GvpL/GvpF family gas vesicle protein encodes MAQAPVNALRLFGVAAHEAALRDTLADGTSLLQFRSLAAVVAPCRYARVVLDESEMAEYTRVLEEVQASTAVLPAPSGTVFKSRESLARWMELHYFTLTQAMGAIEGHGQARLTITKPAGFDPVNATGPEAKESAKQLLATASQSMRVLRGQATATVSLPLPQGETSVIAQASFLVDLERWSEFADLVAKEDLRQTALDFHLTGPWPPYDFVRMQFGG; translated from the coding sequence ATGGCGCAAGCTCCTGTAAACGCCCTTCGACTGTTCGGCGTCGCCGCGCACGAGGCGGCGCTTCGCGATACACTGGCCGATGGAACTTCTCTCCTGCAGTTCCGGTCGCTGGCGGCAGTCGTGGCGCCGTGCCGCTACGCGCGCGTCGTCCTCGACGAGAGCGAGATGGCGGAGTACACGAGGGTGCTGGAGGAAGTCCAGGCGAGCACCGCGGTACTGCCCGCGCCTTCCGGTACCGTCTTCAAGTCGAGGGAAAGTCTCGCCCGCTGGATGGAGCTGCATTACTTCACGCTCACGCAGGCAATGGGGGCGATCGAAGGCCACGGACAAGCCCGGCTGACGATCACGAAGCCAGCCGGCTTCGATCCCGTCAACGCGACAGGTCCCGAAGCGAAGGAGAGCGCAAAGCAGCTCCTCGCCACCGCATCGCAGAGCATGAGAGTGCTGCGCGGGCAGGCGACGGCCACCGTGTCCCTCCCGCTCCCTCAAGGCGAGACTTCCGTGATTGCCCAGGCCTCATTTCTGGTGGATCTGGAGCGCTGGTCGGAGTTCGCCGATCTGGTCGCCAAGGAGGATCTGCGCCAGACGGCTCTGGATTTCCACCTGACCGGCCCATGGCCACCATATGACTTCGTGCGCATGCAGTTCGGCGGGTAA
- a CDS encoding protein kinase translates to MFCTDCGSWNRGSAARCLRCGELLPLVTNRSATPPDPAITALRHVTGGRYSVMHRVGEGGMANVYYALHIPLDCPVVIKVMHPHLARDADMRERFRREAESAAQLVHPHICPITDFGSVGDQVYLVMPYLARGTLADRINNRRSFPPERTAAIAAQVACALDYAHRHGLVHRDIKPDNILFDEDENALVTDFGIATGHFRARMTGTGNVMGTPHYMSPEQARGKLLDGRSDLYALGVVMYETLLGFPPFDGADGYSISYKHVTETAAAPDVVDSRIPPQLSAIVMKCLAKRAADRYQRGHELADALISFLSGSAAPEEVRAAWTSRVRSPTRPATSPVGG, encoded by the coding sequence ATGTTCTGTACTGATTGCGGGTCCTGGAATCGCGGCTCGGCCGCTCGCTGCCTTCGCTGCGGCGAGCTGCTGCCGCTGGTCACGAACCGGAGCGCGACTCCTCCGGATCCCGCCATAACGGCGCTGCGCCACGTCACCGGAGGTCGCTACAGCGTGATGCACCGCGTTGGCGAGGGCGGGATGGCGAACGTCTATTACGCGCTGCACATCCCGCTCGATTGCCCGGTGGTGATCAAGGTGATGCATCCCCACCTTGCCCGCGACGCCGACATGCGCGAGCGCTTCCGGCGAGAAGCCGAGTCCGCCGCGCAGCTCGTGCATCCGCACATCTGCCCGATCACGGACTTCGGCTCGGTCGGCGACCAGGTCTACCTCGTGATGCCGTATCTGGCGCGCGGAACGCTGGCCGACAGAATCAACAACCGCCGGTCGTTCCCGCCCGAGCGGACCGCCGCGATTGCCGCGCAGGTTGCGTGCGCGCTGGATTACGCGCACCGGCACGGACTGGTGCATCGCGACATCAAGCCCGACAACATTCTGTTCGATGAGGACGAGAACGCTCTGGTGACCGACTTCGGCATTGCCACGGGACATTTCCGGGCGAGGATGACGGGGACGGGAAACGTCATGGGAACGCCGCACTACATGTCTCCCGAGCAGGCGAGGGGAAAGCTGCTCGACGGACGGAGCGACCTCTATGCGCTTGGCGTCGTGATGTACGAGACGCTGCTGGGCTTCCCGCCGTTCGACGGAGCGGATGGTTACTCGATCAGCTACAAGCACGTAACCGAGACGGCGGCAGCGCCCGACGTCGTGGATTCGCGCATTCCACCGCAGCTTTCCGCAATTGTCATGAAATGTCTCGCCAAGCGCGCGGCCGACAGATATCAGCGGGGCCACGAGCTGGCCGATGCACTGATCTCGTTCCTCAGTGGATCGGCGGCGCCGGAAGAAGTGCGGGCCGCATGGACGTCGCGCGTCAGGTCACCGACAAGACCTGCGACGTCTCCGGTAGGCGGATGA
- a CDS encoding histone deacetylase — MKVGFISHADCGRHDTGWGHPEHVGRLRAITRALRNEPALFESVEHLEGRHATPDELALAHDPAYIALVERAAADGGAQLDNDTVASAGSWAAATAGAGCVLDAVDRAVSGANLRSFCAVRPPGHHALRDRAMGFCLFGNVALAAHYARSRHSLRRILIVDWDVHHGNGTQALVESEPDIHFVSMHQWPWYPGTGAADDRGPHDSVWNVPMAAGLAPEEYVDAIERGIDQALAGFTPDLILISAGFDSLAGDPLGGFTLELEHVSALTRSLVERANAWCGGRVVSSLEGGYAPDRLGAACMAHLAALA, encoded by the coding sequence ATGAAGGTCGGCTTCATTTCGCACGCGGACTGCGGCCGGCATGACACGGGTTGGGGACATCCCGAGCATGTCGGCCGTTTGCGCGCAATAACCCGCGCGCTGCGGAATGAGCCTGCCCTGTTCGAGAGCGTCGAGCATCTCGAGGGGCGGCACGCGACACCGGACGAGCTCGCGCTGGCGCACGATCCCGCATACATCGCGCTCGTCGAGCGCGCGGCTGCCGACGGCGGTGCGCAGCTCGACAACGACACGGTTGCAAGCGCCGGCTCGTGGGCGGCTGCGACGGCCGGGGCGGGATGCGTGCTCGACGCAGTGGACCGCGCGGTATCGGGCGCCAACCTCCGATCCTTTTGCGCCGTGCGCCCACCGGGACACCATGCGCTTCGCGACCGTGCGATGGGATTCTGCCTGTTCGGGAATGTCGCGCTCGCGGCGCATTACGCGAGGTCTCGCCACTCGCTGAGGCGAATTCTCATCGTGGACTGGGACGTCCACCACGGAAACGGGACGCAGGCGCTGGTGGAAAGCGAGCCCGACATCCATTTCGTCTCCATGCACCAGTGGCCGTGGTATCCGGGCACCGGTGCGGCAGACGATCGCGGGCCTCACGATAGCGTCTGGAACGTGCCGATGGCAGCCGGGCTCGCGCCGGAGGAATACGTCGACGCGATCGAGCGCGGCATTGACCAGGCGTTGGCGGGATTCACGCCGGATCTGATTCTCATTTCGGCCGGTTTCGATTCGCTCGCCGGCGACCCGCTCGGCGGATTCACGCTGGAGCTTGAGCACGTCTCTGCGCTCACGCGTTCGCTCGTCGAGCGGGCCAATGCGTGGTGCGGCGGAAGAGTGGTCAGCTCGCTCGAAGGTGGCTACGCTCCCGACCGCCTCGGCGCGGCCTGCATGGCGCACCTTGCCGCCCTCGCGTGA
- a CDS encoding magnesium transporter CorA family protein yields the protein MTRHHGIHPEATATVLTAGQEAAVRAVDPARAAPWSWYHDSSGGDSRTHVEVDDMRAILASGKGTLWVDIDIRRPDEVALLGDVFHFHPLAIEDSLNPESRVKFEEYSTFAILIVRTVAFLEDTEDPYDIETVNFTCFLGANFLVTVHGAHSRPVEATVQVLEKWPEFASSGPARLMHAVADEAVNAYFPILDQLETFMDGLEEKVFASFDQTALREIFSVKRLVLSLRRHLGPERDVFSVLTNRPSTLLSPESQVYYRDIYDHVLRINDSLETYRELLSSTLDSYLTQVSNKLGMVTKALSVVATISLPFVVVSGMWGMNFDQIPLSHTGHGFWTMVVLQLGLGALLLAFLRWRKLL from the coding sequence ATGACCAGGCATCACGGCATTCACCCGGAAGCCACCGCCACCGTTTTGACCGCTGGCCAGGAAGCGGCCGTGAGAGCCGTGGATCCGGCGCGCGCGGCTCCGTGGAGCTGGTATCACGATTCCTCGGGGGGTGATTCGCGCACGCACGTCGAAGTGGACGACATGCGCGCCATTCTCGCTTCGGGGAAGGGAACGCTGTGGGTGGACATAGACATCCGGCGGCCCGACGAAGTCGCTCTTCTGGGCGATGTTTTTCATTTTCATCCCCTGGCGATTGAGGACAGTCTTAATCCCGAATCGCGGGTCAAGTTCGAGGAATACAGCACGTTCGCAATCCTGATCGTGCGAACCGTTGCCTTTCTCGAGGACACGGAGGACCCGTACGACATCGAGACCGTGAATTTCACGTGCTTTCTCGGTGCCAACTTCCTCGTCACGGTGCACGGCGCGCATTCGCGTCCCGTCGAGGCGACCGTGCAGGTACTGGAGAAATGGCCTGAGTTCGCGTCTTCGGGACCGGCGAGACTGATGCACGCAGTGGCTGACGAAGCAGTGAATGCCTATTTCCCAATACTCGATCAGCTCGAAACGTTCATGGACGGGCTGGAGGAGAAGGTGTTCGCTTCGTTCGATCAGACTGCGTTGCGAGAGATATTCAGCGTGAAGCGGCTGGTGCTGTCACTTCGCAGGCATCTCGGCCCGGAACGCGACGTGTTCAGCGTCCTGACGAACCGTCCGAGCACTCTGCTTTCGCCGGAATCGCAGGTGTACTACAGGGACATCTACGATCATGTCCTCAGAATCAATGATTCGCTGGAGACGTATCGCGAGTTGCTCAGCAGCACTCTCGATAGTTACTTAACACAGGTGTCCAACAAGCTCGGGATGGTAACGAAGGCGCTCAGCGTCGTCGCCACCATATCGCTTCCGTTCGTGGTCGTGAGCGGCATGTGGGGAATGAACTTCGACCAGATTCCCCTGTCGCACACGGGCCACGGTTTCTGGACGATGGTCGTACTGCAACTTGGCCTTGGCGCTCTCCTCCTCGCATTCCTCAGATGGCGCAAGCTCCTGTAA